Proteins encoded in a region of the Mariprofundus ferrinatatus genome:
- a CDS encoding pyrimidine 5'-nucleotidase has protein sequence MPFDLAVIDLDNTLYAADTGVFARMDKRMTAYVARELGVDAKEADRLRVKYWKEYGTTLRGMMLHHGMEPEGFLHDVHDIDAHEILKKDEELDAALARLPGRKVIHTNGITEHAERILAALGIRHHFERIYDIRFNDYIPKPCKETLALLIENEGCDPGRTLVVDDMADNLKVARELGCKTVWITQEPEGHWDFHIPRFHHLPDALRQ, from the coding sequence GTGCCTTTCGATTTAGCCGTCATCGACCTCGACAACACGCTTTATGCCGCCGATACCGGCGTCTTCGCCCGTATGGACAAACGCATGACCGCCTATGTCGCCAGAGAACTCGGTGTCGATGCAAAAGAGGCGGACCGGCTCAGGGTGAAATACTGGAAGGAGTACGGCACCACGCTCCGCGGCATGATGCTGCACCACGGCATGGAGCCGGAGGGCTTCCTGCACGACGTACACGACATCGACGCACATGAAATCCTGAAAAAGGACGAGGAACTCGATGCGGCGCTGGCCCGGCTGCCGGGGCGTAAGGTGATCCACACCAACGGCATTACCGAGCATGCCGAGAGGATTCTTGCCGCGCTTGGCATCCGCCATCACTTCGAACGCATCTACGATATCCGCTTCAACGATTACATCCCCAAGCCGTGCAAGGAGACGCTGGCGCTGCTGATCGAAAATGAGGGGTGCGATCCGGGGCGCACGCTGGTGGTCGACGACATGGCCGATAACCTGAAGGTGGCGCGGGAGCTCGGCTGCAAAACGGTCTGGATCACCCAGGAGCCGGAAGGCCACTGGGACTTCCATATCCCCCGCTTCCATCATCTTCCGGATGCATTAAGGCAATAA
- a CDS encoding prepilin peptidase, which translates to MTLFVLAVGILGLIFGSFANVCVHRIPRRESIAFPASHCPACKHPIAFRDNVPLVSWILLKGRCRHCHEPISWRYPLLEAIMGLSFAGLAWLYGPTPILLMALSLFFLLWILTLIDLETWLLPNALTFPGIALGLAFSWWFGYLQEALIGAVAGYWIFWLVARIFLLVTGREGMGYGDFKLLAMLGAFMGWQALPFIILASSVAGVVVGSIFLLLSRRGMRAEIPFGPYLAVAGMLWFVAGGEIVAWYTGLLGVSG; encoded by the coding sequence GTGACACTGTTTGTGTTGGCAGTGGGTATTCTCGGACTGATCTTCGGCAGCTTTGCCAATGTGTGTGTGCACAGGATTCCACGCCGCGAGTCGATCGCCTTTCCGGCCAGTCACTGTCCGGCCTGTAAGCATCCCATTGCATTCAGGGATAATGTCCCGCTCGTTTCATGGATCCTGCTAAAGGGGCGCTGTCGCCACTGTCACGAGCCTATATCGTGGCGTTACCCCCTGCTTGAGGCGATCATGGGATTGAGCTTTGCGGGGCTGGCCTGGCTCTATGGGCCGACGCCGATTCTGCTGATGGCGCTTTCACTGTTTTTTCTGCTCTGGATACTGACCCTGATCGACCTGGAGACATGGCTTCTTCCCAACGCACTGACCTTTCCCGGCATTGCACTCGGGCTCGCCTTTTCATGGTGGTTTGGTTACCTGCAGGAGGCACTGATTGGAGCCGTGGCCGGTTACTGGATCTTCTGGCTGGTCGCCCGCATATTCCTGCTGGTGACCGGTCGTGAGGGGATGGGATACGGTGACTTTAAACTGCTGGCAATGCTGGGCGCATTTATGGGCTGGCAGGCCCTCCCGTTTATTATTCTTGCTTCATCGGTTGCCGGTGTTGTGGTCGGTTCAATCTTTCTTCTGCTTTCACGTCGCGGCATGCGGGCCGAGATTCCATTTGGCCCCTACCTGGCGGTGGCAGGCATGCTCTGGTTTGTCGCAGGCGGGGAGATTGTGGCGTGGTATACAGGGCTGCTCGGGGTAAGCGGGTGA
- the coaE gene encoding dephospho-CoA kinase (Dephospho-CoA kinase (CoaE) performs the final step in coenzyme A biosynthesis.), with amino-acid sequence MNRPLRIGLTGGIGSGKSATAVMFEKLGVPVLDLDRVGHAVIAPGTNGSAQLIEAFGENFLNKDGTINRAALANHCFSSDAETAKLNAIMHPLIWRAEEQWLEKLQAPYVIVEASVLLESGGVGRMDGVIVVLADENVRLNRVLARGDRNEKQFRTITARQCGDDQRRRAATWLIENNGSLQALEAEVNAIHRKILATL; translated from the coding sequence GTGAACAGACCGCTGCGAATCGGACTGACCGGCGGTATCGGCAGCGGCAAAAGCGCAACGGCTGTCATGTTTGAAAAACTGGGCGTTCCGGTTCTTGATCTCGACAGGGTGGGGCATGCGGTCATTGCGCCCGGTACAAACGGATCAGCACAGCTGATCGAGGCCTTTGGTGAAAACTTTCTCAATAAGGACGGCACAATCAACCGCGCAGCACTTGCAAACCACTGTTTTAGCAGTGATGCGGAGACCGCAAAGCTCAATGCCATTATGCATCCGCTGATCTGGCGGGCGGAGGAGCAGTGGCTTGAGAAGCTGCAGGCCCCCTATGTCATTGTTGAGGCATCCGTTCTGCTGGAGTCGGGAGGCGTGGGCCGTATGGATGGTGTGATCGTTGTTCTGGCCGATGAGAATGTTCGCCTGAACAGGGTACTGGCGCGTGGCGATCGCAATGAGAAACAGTTTCGCACCATAACGGCACGGCAATGCGGCGATGATCAGCGCAGGCGGGCCGCCACATGGCTTATAGAAAACAATGGCTCCCTGCAGGCACTCGAGGCCGAGGTGAATGCCATACACCGCAAGATTCTTGCTACACTATAG
- the rho gene encoding transcription termination factor Rho, translated as MEGVTLNLKEVSAKSPTELLELADQYDIENAAGMRKQEQVSAILRAHGLRGGTIYSEGVLEILPDGFGFLRSPDANYLSGPDDVYVSSHQIRRFFLRKGDTVAGEIRSPRRGEKYFALKTVDTTNGQSPEQARTKVLFDNLTPLYPDERLHMEVENPTKKDITGRIIDIVSPIGKGQRALLVAPPRTGKTVMMQSIAHSIEANHPAVELIVLLIDERPEEVTDMKRSVKGEVVSSTFDEPAQRHVQVSEMVIEKAKRLVETGKDVVILLDSITRLARAYNTVVPSSGKILTGGVDANALHRPKRFFGAARNIEGGGSLTIIATALIETGSKMDEVIFEEFKGTGNMEIKLDRKLADKRVFPSIDIAPSGTRKEELLTPREDLQKVWILRKILSPMGTIDAMEFLLDKLGTTKNNAEFFDRMNQ; from the coding sequence ATGGAAGGGGTGACGCTGAACCTGAAGGAGGTTTCGGCCAAGTCACCTACCGAACTGCTGGAACTCGCCGACCAGTACGATATCGAGAATGCCGCCGGCATGCGTAAGCAGGAGCAGGTTTCCGCCATCCTTCGTGCCCACGGGCTGCGTGGCGGCACCATCTACAGTGAGGGCGTGCTTGAGATTCTGCCGGACGGATTCGGCTTCCTGCGCTCTCCCGATGCCAACTACCTTTCAGGCCCGGACGATGTCTATGTCTCGTCGCACCAGATCCGCCGCTTCTTCCTGCGTAAGGGCGATACCGTAGCCGGAGAAATCCGCTCGCCACGCCGCGGCGAGAAATATTTTGCACTGAAAACAGTCGACACCACCAATGGCCAGTCACCCGAGCAGGCGCGTACCAAGGTGCTCTTTGACAACCTGACGCCGCTCTATCCGGATGAGCGCCTGCATATGGAGGTCGAGAATCCAACCAAGAAGGATATCACCGGCCGTATCATCGATATCGTATCGCCGATCGGAAAAGGGCAGCGCGCTCTGCTGGTGGCACCGCCACGTACCGGTAAAACGGTGATGATGCAGTCGATCGCACACTCGATCGAGGCCAATCATCCGGCTGTGGAGCTGATCGTACTTTTGATCGACGAGCGTCCGGAAGAGGTGACCGACATGAAGCGTTCGGTGAAGGGGGAGGTTGTCTCATCCACCTTCGACGAGCCGGCACAGCGCCATGTACAGGTCTCCGAGATGGTGATCGAGAAGGCCAAGCGACTGGTGGAGACCGGCAAGGATGTGGTGATCCTGCTCGATTCGATCACCCGACTCGCGCGCGCCTACAACACCGTTGTGCCATCCTCGGGCAAGATTCTTACCGGTGGTGTGGATGCCAATGCGCTGCACCGCCCGAAACGCTTCTTCGGCGCTGCCCGTAACATCGAAGGTGGCGGCTCCCTGACCATTATCGCCACCGCGCTGATCGAGACCGGCTCCAAGATGGATGAGGTGATCTTCGAGGAGTTCAAGGGTACCGGTAACATGGAGATCAAGCTTGATCGCAAGCTGGCGGACAAGCGTGTATTCCCCTCTATCGACATCGCACCGTCGGGCACCCGCAAGGAGGAGTTGCTTACGCCGCGCGAAGATCTGCAGAAGGTGTGGATCCTGCGCAAGATACTCTCACCGATGGGCACCATTGATGCGATGGAGTTCCTGCTTGATAAGCTCGGCACCACCAAGAACAACGCCGAGTTCTTTGATCGCATGAATCAGTAG